ACAATAGTTCAATTACATTACGGTACAAACCAATTCTATGGTCCTTTACAAAGGACTAGGCAAAGTAGCTGTCAGCCCAAAAGAAATGCTATACAATCCCACTTTTATACTCTCAAATGCATACTCTTTGATATAGCactaaaaatcatcattagattttgaattgattattattgaattttgaatccaatggtaattttaaatgccacGTTAGGGGGTTTGCATTTGAGAGTGTGAGAGTGGGAatgtgtatagcatttctcatcgCCCAAACATGAAATGTTCAGGCTTaggaatttttcttttgtttcttgctCTGCCATTCTTTTCTATCTGCATCTATCTTTGCTTTCACACTCGCATGGAACCCTGAATACGGTTCATATCCACAAAATGTCTGAAGAACCTGCAAATCAAGGACATCATATTCGAGTCAtttagaaaatgattaaaaaaaaaatctcaaatttaattgaGGACTGGAAACAGCTACCTCAAGCAATACAAAGAAAGGAGCCATTAGGAAGGCTTGAAGGAGGTTGTCCAGAAGAGCTGGTGCTCGTTTCTACAAACAATGGTATTTAAGTGAAATGTTCAACATGCTAGAAATAGACAAGCAATGAATCATATGCCCAAGAAGAGTAATCACCTCAAACACTCCATGGCCAATGAACTGTCCAGTCCAACATAACAACTGAGCTGCTAGTACAACCTGAATAATTGATGTTATAGACAGTTAAAATTCAATAGTTCTGACAATATGAGGAATTGTCAAAACGCGGAGGAATTTAACTTTAACTGTCATTTATGGGTGAATTTTAGTAGGAATCTTTCTCATTACCAATCAATTAGCAACGAATTACTAACCAATCCTGcaactaaaaagaaagaaagaaatttctaCAATCTGATCTGATCAATTCTCATCATCTAGAAACTTAAGCGGCCTCAAGTGAATGACTAAGATAGGTTGTTCAACACATTGGGCTCTATTCCCacagggaaaaaagaaaggggaggGAAAAAAGGAGGGCCACTAGAAGGTTCATCTGTTCGTTTCTTGGTATAGAAGAGAGACAAAAACATGGGCTTTAGTCACAATTCAAGTTAAGCTTTCAAAAGAATATTAGTAAGAACATATTCCCTTTGCTGAACCCCAGTCACCAAGTCTGTAGGATTGTAGCAGAGGCACTGTGTCAAATTTCTCCAATTACCCTATTGTCCAGAAGGTAGTTGGCACTACCCAACTGATGTTCAGACATAGTGAcatatcaaatgaaattaatgaCGCTTCTATACACTTCTCATTGttggaaagaggaaaaaagaaaatttgttacATGTTTGTTCAATCTTCTGTTTTGAAGTTCTAGTGTTGACTGAGAAAACTTCTTTTATGGGTCTCTTCTTAAGacaaaaagattttctttcttcattaaAGCTTTTCTCCTTAATATATGCTCCAAAATCTGATCTTCAACGTCTGGAATTGACCATTTAACATTCACCAAGGTCAAAAGTATTTACGTACCCAAAACAGACCTCACGATGTGATGACAGTACCCCTAACTGGTTGCCACTACTCTGTCTTGAACTAGGCATGGGTGACAATAACTCCAGAGAATACCAAATGCATAGGGGTAAAATACCACACTATTGTTTCTACcaataacttataataaaaaaaacccctGCTGGGTCAAGCAACTCAAGATTAGTCACGTGTTTATTGATACCATATCTAGTGGATCACACAGCACCGCATATTTCTCAGTAAAAGACAACTCATGTCACAGCAAGATTCAGAATCACTTCAAGCATTTAAACAATGATTTATATGCTTGTGTTTTAAACTGTTTCTTAATAACTAGGTCAAGCCATTGTATAATTCTGACCATAACCTTCAACAAAGACAACAATATTTTAGTATTCAGGATTGCAACACTAAAAATGGATAAGTCAAGATCTTGCTTTGTGGGGTGGGGGGTTGGGTTCAGggctaagaaaagaaaatgagataaataaaGGCAGAAATTCATACTTCAAGAACAGCTCAATGGTAGCACCAGCcaaataaaacaacaactaGTACCTAAAATTTTTCCTGATTGATATCACGTATATGGTTTAATAAAAGATACCTATTACAGATCCCTATGAGCATAGAACAAAGCATAGTTTCTTACACAAGACTGAGAAACTCGCTTatgaaacacatcaaacatTAACGTGCATCTACACAACAGAAATGAGATCAATGGTCAATATAAATATATGGCGTATGATATATGCCTACAGCAAGCTTAACTATGATGTCTTATGTCCTATAGGCACAAAGGAGCATTTGGGAGTGAAAggggaagaaaacaaaaaataaaagatcacCAAATGTAAGGGCATAACATTTCTACTTACAAAAAGTAAATGAGGACTGTAATTGTTGGTTTGAGGAAGAATGTGGGGAGAGGGATGAGTTTTAGGATTCTGCAACAGGACATTTTCGAGATTTTCCAGTTACTTATAAGCCTCCCATATTTGTACAAGCTTAAATTGCTTTGTGAAAACGAATAATGTAGCCATTTCCATGTACATCATAGGTAAGGGCAATCAACTAATACGTTGCAAACAAAAATTGCAAGATCCCGATCCATATTAGAACAGTTCATTCTCACATTAAATAGTTACGCAAAAAACTGAAAGCCAAAGCATTTGTTACATTTGTTGTCTGTTGACCATGCTTCAAACAACAGAAAGAGACTATTTTAAAGCATTATCGGGTCCTTCTGCAAGAATTTAATGCAAAGGCCAGAGTAAAATCACAAGTTGCGGGAGAATTGAATTCAGAATGGCCAGCAGACACCTAACCGTCTCCTTAGCCAAAGACAGCCCCAAGCACatagaaaacaaacataaaaaaaagaCCTACAGAATCCATCTGAAATTAATTGTGCTCAGTTCGGATACTTACAAAACCGGGcagattgaaaattttagatTCTTTTACTATCATATTCTAATGTTATTTTGGTTCCTCAGCTACTCAAACAATTGCCTCGAAAAACGAACTTTTATAACCAATAAATCTAAGTCGTTTTCTTTTCCCGAATTTTCTCAGCAACcgaacagaaaataaaaagtcaatCAATGGATAACAAAAACCATTACCTTCCACGCCAGAGAAAACCCAAGCCGACTAGCAAGGAAACTAGCTCCAACCCAACAGACAAAACACAGCAAAGCAGCCAAAGCCCCAGCTTTCTTATCAAAAGCCACATAGAACAAGGCATATATCAGAGTCAACAAGaacccaaaattaaaaaccagGAATCCAGATTGGAAAAGCCCAATCTGAGGTGAGGGAGTGTAGAGAGCAGGCGTAAAGTACAAAAGAACCAGGGCGGTGAAAAAGATTGGCCACACGAAGAAGGTGTGTATCAGAACATTGATTGAGTTGCTGTGGTATGCCCCATAGAAGGCAAAATGCCTCTCAAGATCAAACAACCCCGTTTTGCCCATGAAATCTTTCTCGGAAAACAGGATGTGGCTCTGAGCTATGAACAGAAAAAATTTCTGGGAAAGTtggtgagaaaagaaaaaacgaaagaaaacgGGTATAAAGAGGAGGACAAGAAGATGGGTTTAGCTGAAAAACCAGAGGAAAGAGCACGTTGGAAGTTCCCCTTGCTTTTGACgaccatttcttttctttaattaattgttttttagaaGTTACGTTCTCCAGAATCTCATCGAAATCACACTAACGTGCACCGTGAAGTGCAGATTCTTAACCTGCGCATACCAGGCATGCAGTTCGTGGACACCGAGGCATATATATGACCAATCGGAATaggacaaaattaaaataattaaattttaaataatgtgaacgtatatactatatatatatatatatatatatatatagttgtaaatttaatttctcttacgtcaataaatatttggACCCCTAATCAACATCAACTAGCCAACGATTTTAAGTAGGAAATAAATTGTGTCCAATATTTTTGTTAGGTAAATAAAAACAGCACGCGAcatgcacaaaaaaaaattttaattaaaaaaataaaaaaaaaattacacagaCGTGCTCGTGTGCTGTGAATCATTGCTCATTTTTGTCACATCTACGAAAATAATTGAACGGTTGATCATGGCTGAGCACGctactttttgttcttttatgaACCCATCAAAATTTGGTACGGTAGACTGAGGGAAAATAATTGCACAACTAAAATTCAGATACGGTGCACCATCTCATCATAattatttccattttccaaCTTGACGTGGTactattaatttattcttaaatcgtttattgcttaaaaaatgaaaaaaaaaaaaataatgatgaatAAGTAATATCacttgaaatatatttttaaagaagaaacttAATTGGTTAAGACTATGCATGATGAAGCGGGGATCACTAATTCGAATAACTTTTCTCCTCTTCTactgtgatatatatatatatatatatatatatatgacttggAATATTGGTAGGATAATGTAGccataaataaaatgaaaattcaatgaTTAGTGAAATTACAAcaattgtaaaataataataaaaaaaaattaggcatttttctttcattataattataatgaAGAGACATTATGGAATTGATCCGAGTCCAACCTAAAAAAGAATTGGTTTGGTTTTACAGGTCTATTTGTTGGGCCCAAACTCAGAGCATGTTTGatattgtgtttgaaaaattgagtttttaagttaaaaagttttttttttttttttttttttttgcaaaaattttatttttaagcttttgtcaaaagtgtattttggtcattttttatCCTCGAaaacactttcaatttttttttacaaaactatatactttttttcttcaaacgaatttttttttagtactaaacgcacttttaaaccccATAAACGCACGTCCAAACAGGACCTAAGTAGATTTCTTGCACGCACTTTTGTGATCtcactagaaaaaaaaaattatgatattttattgAACAGAACCAATCCTAACCAAAATCAATTAAATCCTGTTGATGAACAAGATTATGAATGGTGATTGCGtgttttaaacaatttattcCCCATTATCCAATTGGGTTGAATGTGTATGATGGAAGGGTGGATGCAAATGGTTCCCTTATCCACTCTCCCTCCCACTCcaccaaaatccaaaatcccAACCAAAACTCCCACATTTCAACGTACTACCACTCTTTCAAAAACATGGCTGAAGCTGTCATGGGCTTCACCATTATCAAACCGCAAATTCACAGCTCtcttcaaacaacaaaattggTCACAAACCCATGTTCAAGATTGGTAAATCTTCCCTCCGTTTCAATGTTATCGTCATAGAATCATAAAAAGCTGGAAACTGAGTATATTATGTGTCTTGCTTTTGCAGCTAAGACAGTGTTCAAGCTCTGGATTTTTCAATGGGGGGATGCAGGTAAGCCGTTTGATGAATTTCCCCAGTGTATTTACTGTACCGCGTAGCGTGTTCTGTGTTTGGTTGCTCAAAAGAtcgagaaaagagaaaagaatctGGTGTTTCTTGGCAGCCAAACAAAGAAGTACTGCACTTGTATTAtacctttgttttgtttttaaccaCAGCTTGAAGGCGGGAAGAGCGGGAGATCCTCTTCGTGTAAAGCCTCTGCTCTCCCTGATTGGCATCTGATGGCAGTTCTTGTTCAGCATATGGAAGGCCAAAGAGACCTTGTAACCTACAAATCTGTTGTGCATCTCAGCGATCAAGCCATAAAGAATGTCTGTAAGTGTttcattttcagttttttttttttttttttttttggagaaatactattagtaaactgttatacgaATATTGTGATGGGAATGAAGTGCAGTGaaaatcattatttaatttttccttttacgATTGTATGGAAGTCGTATAACAGTTTCTTAAATAACTTTACTATCTCTTTTGAATAGAACTTTATTATAAACTGGGTTGTAGGAACTTCCAATCTAATTTATAGAAAATTGAAGCTTGGAATTTGAAAtgtaacaattaattaaatttgtcttGATTTCCCACTTTACTGTTGTAGATGctttttatatctttttcacTTGCTGGGGATGCATGTTCTTTGGTTCAATGAAGGTAAGAATGTCCCATTCCACTCCTTTGATTGAAACTTCCATTAGTTCAAAGCTTGGTGTCTAATGTATTTATCATGTTTAGGATCCTTACTATGATTCAGAGCAATATAGAAAAGATGGAGGAGATGGTACTGGAAATTGGATATATGAGAAGGTAATTTTCTCCCTTAATTCATTGTATTCAATGGAAGCttctaattaaatgattaaattcatttaatCCTATctacttaaacttttagaataagaaGTAATTGAAATTGCGTATCTATCTATGACGATGCAGCAAGATGACATTGAAGAATCGGCAAGAGCTGAGTTGTGGCGGGAGGAGTTGATCGAGGAGATTGAGCAGAAGGTTGGAGGGCTGCGTGAGCTGGAGGAAGCCGGCAAGAAAGAGGAGCTTGTCAAGTAGTGATTTTCTGTGCTATGTTTTCATGCTTTACCTGTCATTGATAAGAAGCACATTGTGTATTTAtctataaagaaaaaagaaataaggtaAGGTGCttcaaataattatttcttctttctttcgttttttcttCTAAGTAATACAAAGGAAAGGGCTAGGGAAGGAAGGGGGATATCTTTGTCCAAGTGCACAAATTAGTACTTTGCTACCCAATCATGATTAATGTGAAATTCTATTTCATTTCCaaattatatatcattttacAAATTCTACCATTCGCATAACTACCACTAGCGCTACTATTATCACTATCATTGCTGCCATGGTTGTCGGCACTACCacaaatatcaatatcataATGAGTTTGGCTAGTT
This genomic interval from Corylus avellana chromosome ca3, CavTom2PMs-1.0 contains the following:
- the LOC132175327 gene encoding 2-hydroxy-palmitic acid dioxygenase mpo1, translating into MGKTGLFDLERHFAFYGAYHSNSINVLIHTFFVWPIFFTALVLLYFTPALYTPSPQIGLFQSGFLVFNFGFLLTLIYALFYVAFDKKAGALAALLCFVCWVGASFLASRLGFSLAWKVVLAAQLLCWTGQFIGHGVFEKRAPALLDNLLQAFLMAPFFVLLEVLQTFCGYEPYSGFHASVKAKIDADRKEWQSKKQKKNS
- the LOC132175756 gene encoding photosynthetic NDH subunit of subcomplex B 4, chloroplastic translates to MAEAVMGFTIIKPQIHSSLQTTKLVTNPCSRLLRQCSSSGFFNGGMQLEGGKSGRSSSCKASALPDWHLMAVLVQHMEGQRDLVTYKSVVHLSDQAIKNVYAFYIFFTCWGCMFFGSMKDPYYDSEQYRKDGGDGTGNWIYEKQDDIEESARAELWREELIEEIEQKVGGLRELEEAGKKEELVK